The proteins below come from a single Thermotoga sp. KOL6 genomic window:
- a CDS encoding beta-galactosidase produces the protein MLGVCYYPEHWGIEKVEEDFRRMKELGIEYVRIGEFAWSRIEPERGKFNWEWLDETLDIAEKVGLKIILGTPTATPPKWLIDEHPEILPVDKYGHKKNFGSRRHYCFSSPIYREEVKRIVFIIARRYGKHPAVVGWQTDNEYGCHDTVRCYCQECKEAFQKWLEKKYEGDIRKLNEAWGTVFWSQEYRSFREIELPNLTPADPNPSHVLDYYRFASDQVVEFNKLQVEIIREFSPGRFVTHNFMAGFTDFDHYKLSRDLDFSSWDNYPLGHTLVFMKLKGMEQNPFDRTGYPDLISFSHDLYRGMGKGKFWVMEQQAGPVNWAPYNLWPGKGAIRLWTWQAFAHGAEVVSYFRWRQAPFAQEQMHSGLLTPDSTPTLYFQEIKKVFEELNTLDLHESVKSDVALVFDYEADWVFSIQPHGEGVHYLDLVLRFYTALRRLGLNVDVVPPGVSLDDYKLVVVPSLPIVREEYLSVFEKVGGLLVFGPRSGSKTESFRIPKEMPPGPLKKLIPLEVIQVESMGLKHTETLRWGGKSYSVNVWREMVRSDVPETLASFEDNLGGVFKNKNVFYLSFWPPVEFLTDFFEKLALERGLIVKKLPEGICLQKRGRFTFVFNFTSEEIPLEIPKDTRVVLGSEKIEPMDLVIWEETS, from the coding sequence ATGCTGGGTGTTTGTTATTATCCAGAACATTGGGGGATAGAGAAGGTAGAAGAGGATTTCAGAAGAATGAAAGAACTCGGCATAGAGTATGTGAGGATAGGGGAGTTTGCATGGAGCAGGATAGAACCGGAGAGAGGAAAGTTCAATTGGGAGTGGTTGGATGAGACATTGGATATAGCCGAGAAAGTGGGGTTGAAGATCATTCTTGGAACACCCACAGCGACTCCCCCGAAATGGCTTATAGACGAACACCCGGAGATTCTTCCCGTTGACAAATACGGTCACAAGAAGAATTTTGGTTCTAGAAGGCACTATTGTTTTTCCAGCCCAATTTATCGTGAAGAGGTAAAAAGAATAGTTTTCATAATTGCCAGACGTTATGGAAAACATCCTGCAGTTGTTGGGTGGCAAACGGACAACGAATACGGTTGTCATGATACAGTGAGGTGTTACTGTCAAGAATGTAAAGAAGCCTTTCAAAAGTGGTTAGAAAAAAAATACGAGGGAGACATTAGAAAGTTGAATGAAGCTTGGGGAACTGTATTTTGGAGTCAAGAGTATAGATCTTTCAGGGAGATTGAACTTCCTAATCTTACACCGGCGGATCCCAATCCTTCACATGTTCTCGATTATTACAGGTTTGCCTCCGATCAAGTAGTTGAGTTCAACAAACTTCAGGTAGAAATCATCAGGGAGTTTTCACCGGGAAGATTTGTGACACACAATTTTATGGCGGGGTTTACGGATTTCGATCATTACAAACTCTCCAGAGATTTGGACTTTTCTTCCTGGGATAACTATCCATTGGGACATACTCTTGTTTTCATGAAGCTTAAAGGGATGGAGCAGAATCCTTTCGATAGAACGGGTTATCCCGATTTGATTTCTTTTTCGCATGATCTTTATCGTGGTATGGGGAAAGGAAAGTTTTGGGTGATGGAACAACAAGCGGGACCAGTGAATTGGGCGCCCTACAATCTTTGGCCGGGGAAGGGTGCTATTCGTCTTTGGACTTGGCAAGCGTTTGCGCATGGGGCAGAAGTCGTTTCTTACTTCAGATGGAGACAAGCCCCCTTTGCACAGGAACAGATGCATTCAGGTTTGCTAACTCCGGATTCAACACCAACATTGTATTTCCAGGAAATAAAAAAGGTCTTCGAAGAGTTGAACACCCTCGATCTCCATGAGTCTGTGAAAAGCGACGTGGCGCTCGTTTTCGATTACGAAGCGGATTGGGTTTTTTCCATACAACCTCATGGTGAAGGCGTGCACTATCTCGATCTTGTCTTAAGATTCTACACGGCCTTGAGGAGACTCGGATTGAACGTTGATGTGGTTCCTCCTGGAGTCTCTTTGGATGATTATAAGCTAGTTGTTGTGCCCAGTCTGCCCATCGTAAGGGAAGAGTATCTCAGCGTTTTCGAGAAAGTTGGAGGGTTACTCGTTTTCGGTCCAAGGAGTGGAAGCAAGACAGAAAGCTTTCGAATACCCAAAGAAATGCCACCAGGTCCTTTGAAAAAATTAATACCTCTCGAAGTAATCCAGGTGGAAAGTATGGGTTTGAAACACACAGAAACTTTGAGGTGGGGTGGAAAGAGCTACTCCGTGAATGTATGGAGAGAAATGGTGAGGTCAGATGTACCTGAAACTTTGGCGAGTTTCGAAGACAATTTAGGAGGAGTGTTCAAAAACAAGAATGTGTTCTATTTGAGTTTTTGGCCACCCGTGGAATTTCTTACTGATTTCTTCGAAAAACTGGCACTTGAGAGAGGACTCATTGTGAAGAAACTTCCAGAAGGAATTTGCCTGCAAAAAAGAGGAAGGTTTACTTTCGTTTTCAACTTCACATCCGAAGAAATTCCTTTGGAAATTCCAAAGGATACACGTGTTGTTCTAGGTAGCGAAAAGATAGAACCTATGGATTTGGTTATATGGGAAGAAACAAGTTAA
- a CDS encoding carbohydrate ABC transporter permease: MNKRKLIVAIVFYSLSTLLVLIWMAPFIISVFTSLKPMDEVMLELRWWYPPKHPTLENYAIAWREANMKRYFVNTLIITGISVVGALFVSSLSAFALSWYDFKLSRPILIMFVAGMLIPFQMLLIPVYRLSIKLGIYDTYWGVILLHIAFQTGFCTFFLRNFMVTIPKSIFEAAKIDGAGDFLIYRKVIMPLVLPALAALGILEFTWIWNDYLWSLVLIQSDHLKPVTLGLTTLQGQWVTSWNVIAAGANLAALVPIVVFLFFQRYFIEGLTIGSVKG; the protein is encoded by the coding sequence ATGAACAAAAGAAAATTGATTGTGGCCATTGTATTTTATTCTCTCTCTACGTTGCTGGTTTTAATTTGGATGGCACCATTCATAATATCTGTGTTCACCTCTCTTAAACCTATGGACGAAGTTATGTTGGAATTGAGATGGTGGTATCCTCCTAAACATCCCACTCTTGAAAATTATGCGATTGCGTGGAGAGAAGCCAACATGAAAAGATACTTTGTGAATACACTCATAATCACTGGAATTTCAGTCGTAGGAGCCCTTTTTGTTTCTAGTTTGAGTGCTTTTGCTTTGTCTTGGTACGACTTCAAACTGAGTAGACCTATTCTCATCATGTTTGTTGCAGGGATGCTTATACCCTTTCAAATGTTGCTGATCCCGGTTTATAGGCTCTCAATAAAATTGGGAATATATGACACTTATTGGGGGGTCATCTTGCTTCACATTGCTTTTCAAACAGGATTCTGTACATTCTTTCTGAGAAATTTCATGGTAACGATTCCAAAGAGCATATTCGAGGCCGCAAAGATAGACGGAGCTGGTGATTTTCTTATCTACAGGAAGGTAATTATGCCTCTTGTTTTACCTGCCCTCGCTGCTTTGGGAATATTGGAATTCACTTGGATATGGAACGACTACCTGTGGTCCCTTGTCTTGATTCAGAGTGACCATTTGAAACCTGTTACTCTGGGACTTACCACACTTCAAGGACAATGGGTCACAAGTTGGAACGTGATAGCTGCGGGCGCAAATCTTGCGGCTTTGGTACCCATTGTGGTGTTCCTTTTCTTCCAGAGATACTTCATAGAAGGTTTGACGATCGGTAGTGTGAAAGGATGA
- a CDS encoding carbohydrate ABC transporter permease, whose amino-acid sequence MSKRKWVPYAFLALPLTLYFIWVIFPIFQTIYLSFTDWDGVSSSFKIIGLDNYKRLFSDPYFWLSLKNNIKWLVSFVVIAIPAGLGMAMLMDQKFPGNKVFKTLIYLPMTLSFVVIGQIWSWILEPRHGALNEFLRTIGLGSLAKPWLSDPKIVTYALIMAALWRQIAYAIVLFLAGLKNVPPELVEAAYVDGANAWQRFWYVILPSLRPAMVIAITVNIIDSLRAFDIVYVMTRGGPFYSSSVLANYMYIHSFHNYRMGYGSAIAVIQFLITLGFIIVYLLYTLRREEKVV is encoded by the coding sequence GTGTCGAAAAGAAAATGGGTTCCTTACGCTTTCCTGGCTCTTCCGTTGACTCTTTATTTTATATGGGTGATTTTCCCGATTTTTCAAACTATTTACCTGAGCTTCACTGATTGGGATGGAGTATCTTCGAGTTTCAAAATAATAGGCTTGGATAATTACAAAAGACTTTTCAGCGATCCATACTTCTGGCTTTCTTTAAAAAACAATATAAAATGGCTCGTTTCTTTTGTTGTGATAGCAATTCCTGCCGGTTTGGGAATGGCGATGCTGATGGATCAGAAATTTCCCGGTAACAAGGTTTTTAAGACACTCATTTATTTACCTATGACACTTTCTTTTGTTGTAATAGGACAGATATGGTCTTGGATATTGGAACCCAGACATGGTGCTCTGAATGAATTTTTGAGAACGATAGGTCTAGGAAGTTTGGCAAAACCGTGGTTGAGCGATCCGAAGATAGTGACTTATGCTCTTATAATGGCAGCTTTATGGAGGCAAATAGCTTACGCTATAGTTCTGTTTCTTGCGGGTTTGAAAAACGTTCCCCCGGAATTGGTGGAAGCAGCTTATGTGGACGGTGCTAACGCATGGCAAAGATTCTGGTACGTCATACTTCCTTCCCTTAGGCCAGCTATGGTCATAGCGATTACGGTGAACATAATAGACTCTTTGAGAGCATTCGATATTGTCTACGTAATGACGAGAGGAGGACCGTTTTATTCCTCGAGTGTCTTGGCGAACTACATGTACATTCATTCCTTCCATAATTATCGAATGGGATACGGCTCTGCAATTGCAGTTATTCAGTTCCTCATTACTTTGGGATTCATAATAGTTTATCTTCTCTACACGCTTAGAAGGGAGGAAAAAGTCGTATGA
- a CDS encoding ABC transporter substrate-binding protein — MKYRVLLVISLVLLSLFVLAKEKIVVNSYISDPVPRIVFAELVQMFEKEHPEYDVVVNTFPHEDFKTLLRTWLNSDEAPDVVTWFAGERMRYFASKGLLASLDDIFAPETFEDYFPAAFRSACEYDGKIYFIPQSWYWWGVYYRKSVFEKYGITPPKTWDEFLKVCETLKENGITPITIGTKYLWPAAGWFDYLDLRVNGIEFHTELTAGEIPYIDPRVKKVFEYWKQLVEKGYFLENHSSYTWQEAAAFLFRGEAGMYLIGQFIKDVAPASVKDDLDFFRFPVIDPNVGLFEETPIDGFMVPAKAKNKEGAKVFMKYIARKDVQEYFAKKLGRLAANKNVEPPDEHARKGLQMILESDGVTQFYDRDTNPEMATVGMNGFVEFMIYPERLDQILENLEKERQRIFGGQ, encoded by the coding sequence ATGAAGTATCGTGTTCTTTTGGTGATCTCCTTGGTTCTTCTAAGTCTTTTCGTGCTCGCGAAAGAAAAGATAGTAGTGAATTCGTACATCTCAGACCCAGTACCTAGGATCGTTTTTGCCGAACTTGTTCAGATGTTCGAGAAAGAGCATCCAGAGTACGATGTTGTTGTGAACACTTTCCCACATGAAGACTTCAAAACTCTATTGAGAACCTGGTTGAATTCCGATGAAGCACCGGATGTGGTTACTTGGTTTGCTGGAGAAAGAATGAGATATTTTGCCAGCAAAGGTCTTTTAGCATCTCTCGATGACATATTTGCACCTGAAACCTTCGAGGATTACTTCCCAGCTGCTTTCAGGAGTGCCTGTGAATACGACGGAAAAATTTACTTCATTCCTCAAAGCTGGTACTGGTGGGGAGTTTATTACAGAAAGTCTGTGTTTGAAAAGTACGGAATAACTCCTCCAAAAACTTGGGACGAATTTTTGAAAGTTTGCGAAACTCTTAAAGAAAACGGAATAACACCTATAACGATCGGAACGAAGTATCTCTGGCCTGCAGCAGGTTGGTTTGACTATCTCGACTTAAGGGTTAATGGAATTGAATTCCACACCGAACTAACTGCAGGAGAGATTCCATACATCGATCCACGTGTTAAAAAAGTGTTCGAATATTGGAAACAACTTGTGGAAAAAGGTTACTTCCTAGAGAATCATTCATCTTACACATGGCAGGAAGCTGCGGCGTTCCTTTTCAGAGGAGAGGCAGGTATGTACTTGATTGGTCAGTTCATAAAGGATGTTGCACCAGCAAGTGTTAAAGACGATCTCGACTTCTTCAGATTCCCGGTAATAGATCCGAATGTAGGGTTGTTCGAAGAAACACCTATCGATGGCTTCATGGTACCCGCAAAAGCAAAGAATAAGGAAGGGGCAAAAGTCTTTATGAAGTACATTGCGAGAAAAGATGTTCAAGAGTACTTCGCCAAAAAACTTGGAAGACTCGCAGCGAACAAGAATGTTGAACCACCAGACGAACATGCTCGAAAAGGTCTCCAGATGATTTTGGAATCTGATGGAGTCACACAGTTCTACGACAGAGACACTAATCCGGAAATGGCTACCGTTGGAATGAATGGATTTGTTGAATTCATGATCTATCCTGAAAGGTTGGATCAGATACTCGAAAATCTTGAGAAAGAAAGACAGAGAATATTCGGAGGGCAGTAA
- a CDS encoding LacI family DNA-binding transcriptional regulator: MKKKYVTIRDIAERAGVSINTVSRALNNKPDISEETRKKILKIARELGYVKNATASSLRSKQTNIVGVIIADSANPFYAEVLKGIEAASRKYGYQIMLMNTERVYENEEKAIDVLLQRRVDGLLITPVQDKAEDIKALMQRNVPFVIVGRHFEEFEVDEIHSDEIKGGYLATKHLIERGKRNILMISGYLFKSAAYMRLEGYKKALREHGMPFREDMVIVTDIDIENGYQAVQKALNEGLKFDGVFCYNDLMAFGVIKALKERGFQIPEDVAVIGYDDIVYSSLVCPPLSTIRIKKFEMGFEAFRMLLQKIKGRRKRRKRVILDVELVVRETT; the protein is encoded by the coding sequence ATGAAAAAAAAGTACGTTACTATAAGAGATATAGCGGAAAGAGCGGGAGTATCGATAAACACAGTTTCACGAGCTTTGAACAATAAACCAGATATCAGTGAGGAAACACGAAAGAAAATCTTGAAAATAGCAAGGGAACTTGGTTATGTGAAGAACGCAACGGCCTCTTCCCTTAGAAGTAAACAAACGAATATCGTGGGTGTGATTATTGCGGACAGTGCGAATCCATTCTATGCGGAGGTCCTCAAAGGAATTGAAGCCGCTTCAAGAAAGTATGGTTATCAGATCATGCTTATGAACACCGAGAGAGTTTATGAGAACGAGGAAAAGGCCATCGATGTACTGCTTCAAAGAAGGGTTGATGGTCTTCTGATAACTCCTGTCCAAGACAAAGCCGAGGACATAAAAGCCTTGATGCAAAGGAACGTACCCTTCGTTATCGTGGGAAGACATTTCGAAGAATTTGAGGTGGATGAGATACACAGTGACGAGATAAAGGGTGGTTACTTAGCAACAAAGCATCTCATCGAACGTGGAAAGAGAAATATTCTGATGATCAGCGGATATCTCTTCAAGTCAGCTGCATACATGAGACTGGAGGGTTATAAAAAAGCGTTGAGAGAACACGGGATGCCTTTTAGAGAAGATATGGTGATAGTAACGGATATAGACATAGAAAACGGTTATCAGGCTGTTCAAAAAGCTCTAAATGAGGGCCTCAAATTTGATGGGGTTTTCTGTTACAACGATTTGATGGCTTTTGGGGTAATAAAAGCGTTGAAAGAAAGAGGATTTCAAATACCAGAGGATGTGGCTGTTATAGGATACGATGATATTGTTTACTCTTCTTTAGTCTGTCCACCTTTGTCAACAATAAGGATAAAGAAGTTTGAAATGGGATTCGAAGCTTTCAGAATGCTTCTCCAAAAGATTAAAGGAAGAAGAAAAAGAAGGAAGAGAGTCATCCTTGATGTGGAACTTGTCGTCCGGGAAACCACATAA
- a CDS encoding Na+/H+ antiporter subunit E, whose translation MGVFVTSLLVWLMLTRFSYSELVVGIIVSLIASMTFRKFHEIKFDRKLPMRVLYYLVFFLPVFVVEMIKANIDVALRVLNPRLPLKPGFVKIKTKLKGEASRLFLANSITLTPGTLSVDVKKDTIYVHWIDVKDTQRKEKYISQRFEKSIKEVFE comes from the coding sequence GTGGGTGTTTTCGTCACCAGCTTGCTTGTGTGGCTTATGCTCACTAGATTTTCTTATTCTGAACTCGTTGTCGGAATAATAGTTTCACTGATTGCTTCCATGACGTTCCGTAAATTCCATGAAATAAAGTTCGATCGTAAGCTTCCGATGAGAGTTTTGTATTATTTGGTTTTCTTTCTTCCGGTGTTCGTGGTAGAAATGATCAAAGCTAATATCGATGTGGCTCTTAGAGTTTTGAATCCCCGCCTCCCGCTCAAACCTGGGTTTGTAAAGATAAAAACCAAACTGAAAGGAGAAGCTTCAAGATTGTTTCTTGCGAACAGCATTACTCTCACTCCCGGAACATTGAGTGTGGATGTAAAAAAGGATACCATATACGTTCATTGGATTGATGTAAAAGATACTCAACGGAAAGAAAAATACATCTCCCAAAGATTCGAAAAGTCTATCAAGGAGGTGTTCGAATGA
- a CDS encoding cation:proton antiporter: MSLLFFILIGIGAILSFIRVIIGPTSPDRVAALDTMNVMLTGLIVVLAYIFDRALYLDIALVYALLSFLETIIVSRYLEGKK, translated from the coding sequence ATGAGTCTTCTTTTTTTCATACTCATCGGTATAGGTGCAATTTTAAGTTTCATCAGAGTGATCATCGGTCCCACTTCTCCCGATAGAGTGGCTGCGTTGGACACAATGAATGTAATGCTCACAGGTCTTATAGTTGTTTTAGCGTACATCTTCGACAGGGCGTTGTACCTCGATATAGCCCTCGTTTACGCTTTGCTTTCCTTTTTAGAAACGATCATCGTATCCCGATACTTGGAGGGGAAAAAATGA
- the mnhG gene encoding monovalent cation/H(+) antiporter subunit G has protein sequence MNVMIGEILIAIGAFFYFLGGLGVFRMPDVYNRLQAGTKATTLGTFSTVLGVGISKPEFLLKAIVIIAFVALTNPVGSSVLARASYLSGVKPCECTTIDEYEGGDEK, from the coding sequence ATGAACGTGATGATTGGAGAAATTCTCATAGCTATAGGAGCTTTCTTTTATTTTCTTGGAGGGCTGGGCGTGTTTAGAATGCCAGACGTGTACAACAGATTGCAAGCTGGTACTAAGGCTACAACACTTGGAACTTTTTCTACCGTTCTTGGTGTAGGAATATCAAAACCGGAATTTCTTTTGAAGGCGATTGTTATTATCGCCTTTGTTGCCCTCACAAATCCTGTGGGTAGTTCTGTCCTTGCTCGTGCTTCCTACTTGTCCGGTGTAAAACCATGTGAATGCACCACAATCGATGAGTACGAAGGTGGTGACGAAAAGTGA
- a CDS encoding hydrogenase subunit MbhD domain-containing protein produces the protein MNLLLWLTGGMMLAAAIFAVEAKSMLDSVISISALSLLSVFFFLVMKAPDVAITEASVGAGLVTAVLLIALFKMRKGDER, from the coding sequence GTGAACTTATTGCTCTGGTTGACTGGTGGGATGATGCTAGCCGCGGCTATTTTCGCTGTCGAAGCGAAAAGTATGTTGGACAGCGTTATTTCAATATCCGCTTTGAGTTTGTTATCTGTTTTCTTTTTCCTTGTAATGAAAGCCCCAGACGTTGCTATAACCGAAGCATCTGTGGGAGCAGGTTTGGTTACAGCTGTTCTTCTCATCGCTCTTTTCAAAATGAGAAAGGGTGATGAAAGATGA
- a CDS encoding Na(+)/H(+) antiporter subunit B, with protein sequence MKRFFAILLSILFVYMMMTFLSNLEPYGKIDLSKRVSIYFLAKDVNSVDPDKWVKGMEQLPTERRIFGEKNLEEGSANTVTSIVVNYRSFDTLGEVTVLFAAAIGVGLVLGGTKRMRYGREPNFILRVSTGILLPLIIMFGVYIFVHGHLSPGGGFPGGTVLAASVLLLYLSNEEFSVGKNITKFLEGFSGSIYIIVGLLGLVLGGAFLYNFLPNGEVGSLISAGVVPVVYAIIGLKVGSELSGVIAEIHQERE encoded by the coding sequence ATGAAAAGATTCTTCGCTATTTTACTTTCAATCCTCTTTGTTTATATGATGATGACTTTTCTGAGTAATTTGGAACCTTACGGAAAAATAGATCTCTCCAAGAGAGTTTCTATCTATTTTCTAGCGAAAGATGTGAACAGTGTAGATCCAGATAAATGGGTCAAGGGAATGGAACAACTCCCCACCGAGAGAAGGATCTTCGGTGAAAAAAACTTGGAAGAAGGCAGTGCTAACACGGTTACCTCAATAGTTGTTAATTACAGATCTTTCGATACTTTAGGGGAAGTCACCGTGCTTTTCGCCGCGGCAATCGGTGTAGGACTCGTCTTGGGAGGAACCAAAAGGATGAGATACGGTAGAGAACCGAATTTCATTCTCAGAGTGAGCACCGGTATTCTCCTTCCTTTGATCATCATGTTCGGTGTTTACATATTCGTTCACGGACATCTTTCACCCGGTGGAGGTTTCCCTGGAGGTACCGTTTTAGCAGCTTCTGTTTTGCTACTCTATCTCTCAAACGAAGAATTTTCGGTTGGAAAGAATATCACCAAATTTTTGGAAGGTTTCTCAGGATCAATCTACATCATCGTCGGATTACTGGGATTGGTGCTTGGTGGTGCTTTCCTCTACAACTTCCTCCCCAACGGAGAAGTGGGCAGCCTCATCAGTGCTGGTGTCGTACCTGTTGTGTACGCAATCATAGGTCTGAAAGTCGGATCGGAATTGTCTGGTGTTATAGCTGAGATCCATCAAGAGAGGGAGTGA
- a CDS encoding sodium:proton antiporter, producing the protein MVFWISVSLIGVGIYGLLTQKNLFKHLISLSIIDTAVNILIVALGYVDGGEAPIYTEKFSNFSLNNFVDPLPQALVLTAIVIGVGVLALGASLLVRIEEKHTSIDVEDMKGVEK; encoded by the coding sequence ATGGTGTTTTGGATATCCGTCTCATTAATCGGTGTGGGTATCTACGGCCTTCTCACACAAAAGAATCTTTTCAAGCATTTGATTTCTCTTTCCATAATAGATACCGCTGTAAACATTCTCATAGTCGCTTTAGGATACGTGGACGGTGGAGAAGCTCCTATATACACAGAAAAATTTTCGAATTTTTCTTTGAACAATTTTGTTGACCCACTACCCCAAGCACTTGTTCTAACTGCAATAGTTATCGGTGTGGGTGTCTTGGCTTTGGGAGCGTCACTACTTGTTCGCATCGAAGAGAAACACACTTCAATCGATGTTGAAGACATGAAAGGAGTGGAAAAATGA
- a CDS encoding complex I subunit 5 family protein — MISLLVATPLLLAFLSILWKKQAEVMLFFAAVVNVLLLLVKGFPNGVEIHAMGSWKPPFGINLVLDNASFYAVLVVNLFFMMISILPGKMKKSYTTSLLLLLTAANGFILTGDLFNSFVFMEIMTITAVTIASKRDNFYNSYKYLILGGVAGSFYLLATVFTYAAAGSLNMAHVATLTLSSGALLAVTTLYTVGLGVEAKLFPLNGWVSGVYSGNELAPLVLGTSVTFAILYMVGRLFGTVFHGNGSETLYVLALITILAGETAALRQTNLLKTFAYSSVAQAGIVIAMISKGTEEAINLAYFHLSNDVVAKFTIFLVAGYLIYNYKDLDGVFKKHKVLGVAFSVASFSLIGFPLFAGFQSKIRIIMEAFLLKDYLLPAVVLLGTIIEIGYVIRWNMRLWFDEEKEEEKVKVPFVIGFISIMLAIILVVVFLNPNVFLEGTQKMAKAIVDTKSYAQGVLSIAKGGM; from the coding sequence ATGATAAGCCTGCTCGTGGCCACTCCGCTTCTTCTGGCTTTCCTGTCTATCTTGTGGAAAAAACAAGCAGAGGTTATGTTATTTTTCGCTGCAGTTGTAAACGTACTTCTTCTCCTCGTAAAAGGATTCCCAAATGGCGTTGAAATACACGCCATGGGTAGTTGGAAGCCTCCTTTTGGCATAAATCTCGTTCTAGATAATGCAAGCTTTTATGCAGTTTTGGTAGTGAATCTTTTCTTTATGATGATTTCTATCCTCCCAGGAAAAATGAAAAAGAGTTACACAACATCTCTTCTACTCCTTTTGACAGCTGCCAACGGTTTCATTCTGACCGGTGATCTGTTCAACTCATTTGTTTTCATGGAGATAATGACGATAACAGCCGTCACAATAGCGTCAAAAAGAGATAACTTCTACAACTCCTACAAGTATTTGATACTCGGAGGTGTAGCTGGATCATTTTACCTTTTGGCAACAGTGTTCACCTATGCGGCAGCAGGAAGTCTGAACATGGCACATGTTGCGACATTAACCCTATCTTCGGGTGCCCTTCTGGCAGTAACCACCCTTTACACGGTCGGATTAGGGGTGGAAGCGAAACTTTTCCCGCTGAATGGTTGGGTATCAGGTGTATACAGTGGAAATGAACTCGCTCCACTTGTCTTGGGAACTTCCGTGACATTCGCCATTCTTTACATGGTCGGAAGATTGTTTGGAACAGTATTTCATGGGAATGGGTCGGAGACCCTTTACGTTTTAGCCTTAATAACGATTCTTGCAGGAGAGACAGCAGCCCTAAGACAAACCAATCTTCTAAAGACTTTTGCCTATTCCAGTGTTGCGCAAGCGGGAATAGTGATAGCGATGATTTCAAAAGGAACAGAAGAGGCCATTAATCTTGCTTATTTTCACCTGAGTAACGATGTTGTAGCGAAATTCACCATATTCCTCGTAGCTGGGTACCTAATTTATAACTACAAAGATTTGGATGGTGTTTTCAAAAAACACAAAGTTCTCGGAGTTGCATTCAGTGTAGCGAGTTTCTCTCTGATCGGGTTCCCCTTATTCGCTGGATTTCAAAGCAAGATCAGAATCATAATGGAGGCTTTTCTTTTGAAAGATTATCTACTGCCCGCCGTTGTTCTTCTCGGAACAATAATAGAGATCGGATATGTGATCAGATGGAACATGAGACTTTGGTTTGATGAAGAAAAAGAGGAAGAGAAAGTGAAAGTTCCCTTTGTTATAGGTTTCATTTCGATAATGCTAGCGATAATACTCGTCGTCGTCTTTCTGAATCCCAACGTGTTTCTTGAAGGAACTCAAAAGATGGCAAAAGCGATCGTTGATACGAAAAGCTATGCTCAAGGTGTTCTCTCCATAGCTAAAGGAGGGATGTGA